In Tepidimonas taiwanensis, the following are encoded in one genomic region:
- the gatC gene encoding Asp-tRNA(Asn)/Glu-tRNA(Gln) amidotransferase subunit GatC, with amino-acid sequence MSLTLQDVDRLAHLARLALDRPTAERMLGQLNAFFDIVEQMKAVDTTGVTPLAHPAEVFTDVSLRLRDDVVTEPNQREAYQASAPAVEDGLYLVPRVIE; translated from the coding sequence ATGTCACTGACCCTGCAGGATGTCGACCGCCTCGCGCACCTGGCGCGGCTGGCGCTCGACCGCCCCACGGCCGAACGGATGCTCGGCCAGCTCAATGCGTTTTTCGATATCGTTGAGCAGATGAAGGCTGTCGACACCACCGGTGTCACACCGCTAGCTCACCCCGCGGAGGTGTTCACCGACGTGAGCCTGCGGCTGCGCGACGACGTCGTGACCGAGCCGAACCAGCGCGAGGCCTATCAGGCCAGCGCCCCCGCCGTCGAGGACGGCCTGTATCTCGTACCGCGGGTGATCGAATGA
- the gatA gene encoding Asp-tRNA(Asn)/Glu-tRNA(Gln) amidotransferase subunit GatA — MSMELHQMGVAELAAALDAGQTSSVEVTQALLQRVRAHEGLGAFLAVDEDVSLAQARAADERRARGERAPLLGVPLAHKDVFVTRDFPTTAGSRMLAGFRSPFDATVVARLGQGADGHPGAGAVTLGKLNCDEFAMGSGNDNSAFGPARNPWDTTRVPGGSSGGSAAAVAARLVPAATGTDTGGSIRQPAAFCGVTGIKPTYGRCSRYGMVAYASSLDQAGPIARSAHDCALLLSAMAGPDPDRDSTSLDLPAQDYTQGLDDPLPGASAGRPLQGLRIGLPVEFFGEGCSAEVQTAVRAALAEFERLGASLVDVHLPRTELSIPAYYIIAPAEASSNLSRYDGVRYGHRAAEYTDLFDMYCRSRSEGFGAEVQRRILIGTYVLSHGYYDAYYLKAQQIRRLIAQDFLRAFEQCDLIAGPVAPTVAWPIGEKADDPLSAYLADIYTLPASLAGLPGMSVPAGFGAGGLPVGLQLIGPHLAEQRLLHAAHQFQRVTDWHRREPRSA; from the coding sequence ATGAGCATGGAACTGCACCAGATGGGTGTGGCCGAACTGGCGGCCGCCCTGGACGCGGGCCAGACTTCCAGCGTGGAGGTGACGCAGGCGCTGTTGCAGCGTGTACGCGCGCACGAGGGCTTGGGGGCGTTTTTGGCCGTGGACGAGGACGTGAGCCTGGCGCAGGCGCGCGCGGCCGACGAGCGCCGCGCCCGCGGGGAGCGCGCGCCGCTGCTCGGGGTCCCGCTCGCGCACAAGGATGTGTTCGTCACGCGCGACTTCCCGACCACCGCGGGCAGCCGCATGTTGGCCGGGTTCCGCAGCCCGTTCGATGCCACGGTCGTCGCGCGCCTGGGGCAGGGGGCCGACGGTCACCCGGGCGCGGGCGCGGTGACGCTGGGCAAGCTCAACTGCGACGAGTTCGCGATGGGCTCGGGTAACGACAACTCGGCCTTTGGCCCGGCGCGCAACCCGTGGGACACCACGCGCGTGCCCGGGGGGTCGTCCGGCGGGTCGGCTGCGGCCGTCGCGGCGCGTTTGGTGCCGGCTGCCACCGGCACCGATACGGGCGGCTCGATCCGCCAGCCCGCGGCGTTTTGCGGGGTGACCGGCATCAAACCGACCTACGGCCGCTGCTCGCGCTACGGGATGGTGGCCTACGCGTCAAGTCTGGATCAGGCAGGGCCGATCGCGCGCTCGGCGCACGACTGCGCGCTGCTGCTGTCGGCGATGGCGGGGCCCGATCCCGATCGGGATTCGACCAGCCTCGACCTGCCGGCGCAGGACTACACCCAAGGGCTGGATGACCCGCTGCCCGGCGCCAGCGCCGGCCGGCCGTTGCAGGGGCTGCGCATCGGGCTGCCCGTGGAATTCTTCGGGGAAGGCTGCAGCGCCGAGGTGCAGACCGCCGTGCGCGCGGCGCTGGCCGAGTTCGAGCGGCTGGGTGCGTCCCTGGTCGACGTGCACCTGCCGCGCACCGAGCTGAGCATCCCCGCGTACTACATCATCGCGCCGGCCGAGGCGAGTTCGAACCTGAGCCGCTACGACGGCGTGCGCTACGGGCACCGCGCCGCCGAGTACACCGATCTGTTCGACATGTACTGCCGCTCGCGCAGCGAGGGGTTTGGTGCCGAGGTGCAGCGGCGCATCCTGATCGGCACCTACGTGCTGTCACACGGCTACTACGACGCCTATTACCTGAAAGCGCAGCAGATCCGCCGCCTGATTGCGCAGGACTTTTTGCGCGCGTTCGAGCAGTGCGACCTGATCGCCGGCCCCGTCGCCCCCACTGTCGCGTGGCCTATCGGCGAGAAGGCGGACGACCCGCTGTCGGCCTACCTGGCCGACATTTACACGCTGCCGGCGTCGCTGGCCGGCCTGCCCGGCATGAGCGTGCCGGCCGGTTTCGGGGCCGGGGGCCTGCCGGTCGGACTGCAGCTGATCGGCCCGCACCTGGCCGAGCAACGGCTGCTGCACGCGGCGCACCAGTTCCAGCGCGTCACCGACTGGCATCGGCGCGAGCCACGGAGCGCCTGA
- a CDS encoding DUF4160 domain-containing protein, with translation MPTISAFYGILIRMYWDDHAPPHFHVTYGEYRAVYAIETLALLQGALPRRAHAMVLEWAAQHRAALMEDWELCANKQQPKPISPLV, from the coding sequence ATGCCGACCATATCCGCGTTCTACGGGATTTTGATTCGCATGTACTGGGACGACCATGCGCCGCCGCACTTTCATGTGACCTACGGCGAGTACCGGGCGGTCTATGCGATCGAGACGCTGGCGCTGCTGCAGGGGGCATTGCCCCGCCGGGCCCATGCGATGGTGCTGGAATGGGCCGCCCAGCACCGGGCGGCGTTGATGGAGGATTGGGAGCTATGCGCGAACAAGCAGCAGCCGAAACCGATCTCGCCATTGGTTTGA
- the mreC gene encoding rod shape-determining protein MreC, which yields MPLGTVDRTPPPFFKQGTPALTKLLVLSALAILLMVVDTRLRWAAPLRAAIATVLYPVQWLTLQPVRGVQWLADHFASLQAAQRDAREAREQLAQLAQRAGLVEHLAHENRELRRLLGLRERVAPAGFGAEILYALPDPYTPSVVIDRGALAGVQEGSAVMDGFGVLGQATRVYPATSEVTLIVHKRLAVPVLNTRTGERYLAYGNGDRDDPALSLRFVPLQTATRAGDALVTSGIDGLYPPGLPVGTVRAVSTEGEEGFARVDVEPAARTRDALHVLVLPPALRETPRAEVAR from the coding sequence ATGCCGCTGGGCACCGTCGATCGCACGCCGCCCCCCTTTTTCAAGCAGGGCACCCCGGCGCTGACCAAGCTGCTGGTGTTGAGTGCCCTGGCGATCCTGCTGATGGTGGTTGACACGCGGCTGCGCTGGGCCGCGCCGCTGCGCGCGGCGATCGCCACGGTCCTCTACCCGGTGCAATGGCTGACGCTGCAGCCGGTGCGGGGGGTGCAGTGGCTGGCCGACCACTTCGCGTCGCTGCAGGCCGCGCAGCGCGACGCCCGCGAGGCGCGCGAGCAGCTCGCCCAACTGGCCCAGCGCGCCGGTCTGGTGGAACACCTGGCACACGAAAACCGCGAGTTGCGGCGGCTGCTCGGCCTGCGCGAGCGCGTCGCGCCGGCGGGCTTTGGGGCGGAGATCCTGTACGCGTTGCCCGACCCGTACACGCCGTCCGTCGTGATCGACCGCGGCGCGCTCGCGGGGGTGCAGGAGGGGTCGGCAGTCATGGACGGCTTCGGCGTGCTCGGCCAGGCCACGCGCGTCTACCCGGCCACCAGCGAGGTGACCCTGATCGTGCACAAGCGGCTGGCCGTCCCGGTGCTCAACACCCGCACCGGGGAACGCTACCTCGCCTACGGCAACGGGGACCGTGACGACCCCGCGCTGTCGCTGCGCTTCGTGCCCCTGCAGACGGCCACTCGGGCCGGCGACGCGCTCGTCACCAGTGGCATCGATGGCCTCTACCCACCGGGGCTGCCCGTGGGCACCGTGCGCGCGGTCTCGACCGAGGGCGAGGAAGGTTTCGCGCGCGTCGACGTCGAGCCCGCCGCGCGCACGCGCGACGCGTTGCATGTGTTGGTCTTGCCGCCTGCCCTCCGCGAAACCCCGCGCGCGGAGGTCGCCCGATGA
- the gatB gene encoding Asp-tRNA(Asn)/Glu-tRNA(Gln) amidotransferase subunit GatB, whose translation MNRFLVQGYEVVIGFETHAQLSTRSKIFSRAATAFGAEPNTQACPVDLALPGTLPVMNRAAVECAIRFGLAVGAHIAPRSVFARKNYFYPDLPKGYQISQYEIPVVQGGAIRFYLGDELRTVRLVRAHLEEDAGKSLHEDFHGMSGIDLNRAGTPLLEIVTEPDIRSSAEAVAYAKELHKLVTWIGICDGNMQEGSFRCDANVSVRKPGAPLGTRREIKNLNSFKFMQQAIDYEVRWQIEQLEDGRPIEQATVLFDPDTGETRAMRTKEDAADYRYFPDPDLPPLIIAPGWVEAVRAAMPELPRAMAERFVRDHGLPDYDATMLTQSPAMAAYFEDTVRAGAAPKAASNWIMGEVSRRLNAAEIGIERCPVPPALLAALLQRVADGTVSNNAAKQVFDALWAEAPEAGAVADVAAALARVDAVIAAKGLRQMNDTGALQAIVEQVIAANPKNVAEYRAGKDKAFNALVGQVMKATQGKANPQQVNELLKRALG comes from the coding sequence ATGAATCGTTTTCTCGTCCAGGGCTACGAGGTCGTCATCGGCTTCGAGACGCACGCCCAACTGTCGACCCGCAGCAAGATTTTCAGCCGCGCGGCCACCGCGTTCGGGGCCGAGCCCAACACCCAGGCCTGCCCGGTGGACCTGGCGCTGCCGGGCACGCTGCCGGTGATGAACCGCGCCGCCGTCGAGTGCGCGATCCGCTTTGGCCTGGCGGTGGGCGCGCACATCGCGCCGCGCAGCGTGTTCGCGCGCAAAAACTACTTTTATCCCGACCTGCCCAAGGGCTACCAGATCAGCCAGTACGAAATCCCGGTCGTGCAAGGCGGGGCGATCCGCTTCTACCTTGGGGACGAGCTGCGCACCGTGCGGCTGGTGCGCGCGCACCTGGAGGAGGACGCCGGCAAGTCGCTGCACGAGGATTTCCACGGCATGAGCGGCATCGACCTCAACCGCGCCGGCACGCCGCTGCTGGAAATCGTCACCGAGCCCGATATCCGCTCGAGCGCCGAGGCGGTGGCCTATGCGAAGGAGCTGCACAAGCTGGTCACGTGGATCGGCATCTGCGACGGCAACATGCAGGAGGGGTCGTTCCGCTGCGACGCCAACGTCAGCGTGCGCAAGCCGGGCGCGCCGCTGGGCACCCGGCGCGAGATCAAGAACTTGAACTCCTTCAAGTTCATGCAGCAGGCCATCGACTACGAGGTGCGCTGGCAGATCGAGCAGCTCGAGGACGGCCGCCCCATCGAGCAGGCTACGGTGCTGTTCGATCCGGACACCGGCGAGACCCGCGCGATGCGCACCAAGGAGGACGCGGCCGACTACCGCTACTTCCCCGACCCCGACCTGCCGCCGCTGATCATCGCGCCGGGTTGGGTGGAGGCGGTGCGCGCGGCGATGCCCGAGCTGCCGCGCGCGATGGCCGAGCGCTTCGTGCGTGACCACGGGTTGCCGGACTACGATGCGACCATGCTGACGCAGTCCCCGGCGATGGCGGCGTACTTCGAGGACACGGTGCGCGCGGGGGCGGCACCGAAGGCGGCGAGCAACTGGATCATGGGCGAGGTCTCGCGCCGGCTCAACGCAGCCGAGATCGGCATCGAGCGCTGCCCCGTGCCGCCGGCGCTGCTGGCCGCGCTGTTGCAGCGCGTGGCCGACGGGACGGTGTCCAACAACGCCGCCAAGCAGGTGTTCGACGCGCTGTGGGCCGAGGCACCCGAGGCGGGGGCGGTGGCCGATGTGGCGGCGGCGCTCGCCCGGGTCGATGCGGTGATCGCCGCCAAGGGCTTGCGGCAGATGAACGACACCGGTGCCCTGCAGGCGATCGTCGAGCAGGTCATTGCCGCCAACCCGAAAAACGTGGCCGAGTACCGCGCCGGCAAGGACAAGGCCTTCAACGCGCTCGTGGGGCAGGTGATGAAGGCCACGCAGGGCAAGGCCAACCCGCAGCAGGTCAACGAGCTGCTCAAGCGCGCGCTGGGCTGA
- a CDS encoding DUF2442 domain-containing protein → MREQAAAETDLAIGLTPCPPPVVAVCAVRPGVLEVRFADGLSGEVEIQPSHLTGVFASLKDAAVFAQVRVEDGAVTWPNGVDLAPDAMYEALAREGRWVLA, encoded by the coding sequence ATGCGCGAACAAGCAGCAGCCGAAACCGATCTCGCCATTGGTTTGACGCCGTGCCCGCCGCCTGTCGTCGCGGTGTGCGCCGTCCGTCCGGGCGTACTGGAGGTACGGTTTGCCGATGGGCTGAGCGGCGAAGTCGAAATCCAGCCCTCGCACCTGACGGGGGTTTTTGCAAGCCTGAAGGACGCCGCGGTATTTGCCCAAGTCAGGGTGGAGGATGGCGCGGTGACATGGCCCAACGGAGTGGACTTGGCGCCCGATGCCATGTATGAGGCGCTGGCGCGGGAGGGGCGCTGGGTGCTCGCCTGA
- a CDS encoding rod shape-determining protein gives MFESLRRHFSTDLAIDLGTANTLIYVRGKGIVLDEPSVVAIRHEGGPTGKKTIQAVGHAAKAMLGKVPGNIEAIRPMKDGVIADFVVTEQMIKQFIRMVHPRSLFTPSPRIIICVPCGSTQVERRAIKDAAEAAGASAVYLIEEPMAAAIGAGLPVAEAAGSMVIDIGGGTTEVGVISLGGMVYKGSVRVGGDKFDDAIINYIRRNYGMLIGEPTAEAIKKQIGSAFPGSEVKEMEVKGRNLSEGVPRSFTISSNEVLEALTDPINNIVSAVKTALEHTPPELGADIADRGMMLTGGGALLRDLDRLLNEETGLPVFVAEDPLTCVVRGCGMALEQMDRLGHSIFTSE, from the coding sequence ATGTTCGAATCCCTGCGTCGGCACTTTTCGACCGACCTCGCCATCGACCTGGGCACGGCCAACACGCTCATCTACGTGCGCGGCAAGGGCATCGTGCTCGATGAGCCCTCCGTCGTCGCCATCCGCCACGAGGGCGGCCCCACCGGCAAGAAAACCATCCAGGCCGTCGGCCACGCGGCCAAGGCCATGCTCGGCAAGGTGCCGGGCAACATCGAGGCCATCCGCCCGATGAAGGACGGCGTGATCGCCGACTTCGTCGTCACCGAGCAGATGATCAAGCAGTTCATCAGGATGGTGCACCCGCGCAGCCTGTTCACGCCCAGCCCGCGCATCATCATCTGCGTGCCCTGCGGCTCGACCCAGGTCGAGCGCCGCGCGATCAAGGACGCCGCCGAGGCCGCCGGCGCCAGCGCGGTCTACCTGATCGAGGAGCCGATGGCCGCAGCGATCGGCGCCGGCCTGCCGGTCGCGGAGGCGGCCGGCTCGATGGTGATCGACATAGGCGGCGGCACCACCGAAGTCGGCGTCATCAGCCTGGGCGGCATGGTCTACAAGGGCAGCGTGCGCGTCGGGGGCGACAAGTTCGACGACGCCATCATCAACTACATCCGCCGCAACTACGGCATGTTGATCGGCGAGCCCACGGCCGAGGCGATCAAAAAGCAGATCGGCAGCGCCTTCCCCGGCTCCGAGGTCAAGGAGATGGAAGTCAAGGGCCGCAACCTCTCCGAGGGCGTGCCGCGCAGCTTCACGATCAGCTCCAACGAGGTGCTGGAAGCGCTGACCGATCCGATCAACAACATCGTCAGCGCCGTCAAGACCGCGCTGGAGCACACGCCGCCGGAATTGGGCGCCGACATCGCCGACCGCGGCATGATGCTGACCGGCGGCGGCGCGCTGCTGCGCGACCTGGACCGGCTGCTCAACGAGGAAACGGGACTGCCGGTGTTCGTCGCCGAGGACCCGCTGACCTGCGTGGTGCGCGGCTGTGGCATGGCGCTGGAGCAGATGGACCGCCTCGGCCACAGCATTTTCACCAGCGAATAA
- the mreD gene encoding rod shape-determining protein MreD: MILPRGQALLLPANPVFIRTALVAAFVLQVLQGQLTAAPWVPDWMSLVLVFWTIHQPLRVGVGTAFVAGLCLDVHQGVLLGQHALAYTVMGYGAVAMHRRVLWFDLRAQALHVLPLFALAWGLQVAVRWLAGHGEPTGWGVLSPLLTALLWVPATWVLLAPQRRAPDPDETRPL, from the coding sequence ATGATCCTGCCGCGCGGACAGGCGCTGCTGCTGCCGGCCAACCCGGTGTTCATCCGGACGGCCCTGGTCGCGGCCTTCGTGCTGCAAGTGCTGCAAGGTCAGTTGACTGCCGCGCCGTGGGTGCCCGACTGGATGTCGCTGGTCCTGGTGTTCTGGACCATCCACCAGCCGTTGCGCGTCGGCGTGGGCACGGCGTTCGTCGCCGGGCTGTGCCTGGACGTGCACCAGGGCGTGCTGCTGGGCCAGCACGCCCTGGCCTACACCGTGATGGGGTACGGCGCGGTGGCGATGCACCGGCGCGTGCTGTGGTTCGACCTGCGCGCCCAGGCGCTGCACGTGCTGCCGCTCTTTGCCCTCGCGTGGGGCCTGCAGGTGGCCGTGCGCTGGCTGGCGGGGCACGGGGAGCCCACGGGGTGGGGGGTGCTTTCGCCGCTGCTGACGGCACTGCTGTGGGTGCCCGCGACGTGGGTCTTGCTCGCGCCGCAGCGGCGCGCCCCGGATCCCGACGAGACCCGACCCCTGTGA